From Pandoraea vervacti, the proteins below share one genomic window:
- the tadA gene encoding tRNA adenosine(34) deaminase TadA — MNRDLPATDETYMALALAQARAAMQQGEVPVGAVVVCDGQVAALGHNCPVGGHDPSAHAEMQALRAAAQALGNYRLPECELFVTLEPCVMCAGAIMHARIKRVVYGAADPKTGACGSVVDLFAEPRLNHHAEVVGGVMRDECVGILQTFFSERRAAARARRLAQASAATAAGESSVPPSEASN, encoded by the coding sequence ATGAATCGAGATTTACCTGCGACCGACGAGACCTACATGGCGCTGGCGCTTGCGCAGGCGCGCGCCGCGATGCAGCAGGGCGAAGTGCCCGTCGGCGCCGTGGTCGTTTGCGACGGCCAGGTCGCGGCGCTCGGACACAACTGTCCGGTCGGCGGCCACGATCCGTCTGCGCACGCCGAGATGCAGGCCCTGCGCGCGGCGGCGCAGGCGTTGGGCAACTACCGGCTACCCGAGTGCGAGCTGTTCGTGACGCTGGAGCCGTGTGTAATGTGCGCGGGCGCGATCATGCATGCGCGTATCAAGCGGGTCGTGTACGGCGCGGCCGACCCCAAAACGGGGGCCTGCGGCAGCGTGGTCGATCTGTTTGCGGAACCGCGCCTGAATCATCATGCCGAGGTCGTTGGCGGTGTCATGCGCGACGAATGCGTCGGCATTCTCCAGACCTTCTTTAGCGAGCGGCGCGCGGCGGCCAGAGCGCGTCGGCTGGCTCAGGCGTCTGCCGCCACCGCGGCAGGCGAGTCCTCCGTCCCCCCTTCGGAAGCTTCCAATTGA
- the ldcA gene encoding muramoyltetrapeptide carboxypeptidase, translating into MTQTRLVELIAPSGYAPFPDVAARGIQTLERLGYTVRNREVLERRYLRFAGTDDARAAEINRLADGSAALPQIVLAVRGGYGAVHLLDRLDYGKLRDRLSGAPVAIVGHSDFTALQLALLSQAHITTFAGPMLLADFGAETLSEFTLRQFDAVLYSPNHVVQWTADGASGNVDVSGTLWGGNLAMVCSLIGTQYLPSIEGGVLFVEDVNEPPYRVERMLYQLHQSGILARQQALVLGDFSQYRVTDYDNGYDMATMIESMRRVIGIPIITDMPFGHCADKLTLPVGGQARLQTSATQVTLTLTGYPYIGA; encoded by the coding sequence TTGACGCAGACCAGGCTTGTCGAACTGATTGCCCCCTCCGGCTATGCTCCGTTTCCCGATGTCGCGGCGCGCGGCATCCAGACGTTGGAGCGGCTGGGCTATACCGTACGAAATCGCGAGGTGCTAGAGCGACGATATTTGCGTTTCGCAGGCACCGACGACGCCCGTGCCGCCGAGATCAACCGTCTTGCCGACGGCAGCGCTGCGCTACCGCAGATCGTGCTCGCCGTGCGCGGCGGCTATGGTGCGGTACATCTGCTCGATCGCCTCGATTACGGCAAGCTGCGCGATCGGCTATCCGGTGCACCGGTGGCCATCGTCGGTCACAGCGACTTTACGGCGTTGCAATTGGCATTGCTCTCGCAAGCGCATATCACCACGTTTGCCGGGCCGATGTTGCTCGCAGACTTTGGCGCCGAGACGCTGAGCGAGTTCACGCTCCGGCAATTCGATGCTGTGCTGTATTCACCGAATCATGTCGTTCAGTGGACGGCTGACGGGGCCAGCGGCAATGTCGACGTCTCGGGCACCTTGTGGGGCGGCAATCTGGCCATGGTGTGCAGCCTGATCGGCACGCAATATCTGCCGTCCATCGAGGGGGGGGTGCTGTTCGTCGAAGATGTGAATGAACCGCCGTACCGTGTCGAGCGCATGCTGTATCAACTGCACCAGTCCGGCATTCTGGCGCGTCAGCAGGCGTTGGTGCTGGGCGACTTCTCGCAGTACCGGGTCACCGATTACGACAATGGTTACGACATGGCGACGATGATCGAAAGCATGCGGCGCGTCATCGGCATCCCGATCATCACGGATATGCCGTTCGGCCATTGCGCGGACAAGCTGACTTTGCCCGTGGGTGGGCAGGCCAGGTTGCAGACGTCTGCCACACAGGTCACGCTCACGCTTACGGGATATCCCTATATCGGCGCCTGA
- the puuE gene encoding allantoinase PuuE → MASNSTTSKDYPRDLVGYGRHVPFADWPGRARIAVQFVLNYEEGGENCVLHGDRASEQFLSEIIGAAAYEARHMSMESIYEYGSRAGVWRILREFERRGLPLTVFGVAMAMQRHPEVTAAFQELGHEIACHGWRWIHYQNMDEATEREHMRIAIEIFKEMTGSAPLGWYTGRDSPNTRRLVVEQGGFVYDADNYGDDLPFWTQVETANGDVKPHLVVPYTLDSNDMRFAAPQGFNTADHFFHYLRDAFDVLYAEGDEAPKMLSIGMHCRLLGRPGRFAALQRFLDHIEKHDRVWVCRRIDVARHWQERHPFVAA, encoded by the coding sequence ATGGCCAGCAACAGCACCACCTCGAAGGATTACCCGCGCGATCTCGTCGGCTATGGCCGCCATGTGCCGTTTGCCGACTGGCCGGGACGCGCGCGAATTGCCGTTCAGTTCGTGCTGAATTACGAAGAAGGCGGCGAAAACTGTGTCTTGCATGGCGATCGCGCCTCCGAGCAGTTCCTGTCCGAGATCATCGGCGCCGCCGCGTACGAAGCACGCCACATGAGCATGGAATCGATCTACGAGTACGGATCGCGTGCCGGCGTGTGGCGCATCCTGCGCGAGTTCGAGCGTCGCGGCCTGCCGCTGACCGTATTCGGTGTGGCGATGGCCATGCAGCGTCATCCGGAGGTGACGGCTGCGTTCCAGGAACTGGGGCACGAAATCGCGTGTCACGGCTGGCGGTGGATTCACTACCAGAATATGGACGAGGCGACCGAGCGCGAGCACATGCGCATCGCCATCGAGATCTTCAAGGAAATGACCGGCAGCGCGCCGCTTGGCTGGTACACGGGCCGCGACAGCCCCAATACGCGCCGTCTCGTGGTCGAGCAGGGCGGTTTCGTCTACGACGCCGACAACTACGGGGACGACCTGCCGTTCTGGACGCAGGTAGAGACCGCTAACGGCGACGTGAAACCGCATCTGGTCGTGCCGTACACGCTCGATTCCAACGACATGCGTTTTGCGGCGCCGCAGGGCTTCAACACGGCCGACCACTTCTTCCATTACTTGCGCGATGCGTTTGACGTGTTGTACGCCGAGGGAGATGAGGCGCCGAAGATGCTGTCGATCGGGATGCACTGCCGCTTGCTCGGACGCCCCGGGCGTTTTGCCGCGTTGCAGCGCTTTCTCGATCACATCGAAAAGCATGACCGCGTGTGGGTGTGCCGCCGTATCGACGTGGCGCGGCATTGGCAGGAACGCCACCCGTTCGTGGCGGCCTGA
- the uraD gene encoding 2-oxo-4-hydroxy-4-carboxy-5-ureidoimidazoline decarboxylase, which translates to MTQRTVAELSALPRAEFIAALDGIFEHSPWVAEAAWDDRPFATVNALHDAMCQAVIDAGEAQQLALIRAHPELAGKAAVRGELTAESTREQAGAGLDQCSEQEFARLTELNDAYKAKFGFPYILAVRGHTRSSIIEDFAARLENSRAEEIEACLRQIFRIAGFRLQDLLRD; encoded by the coding sequence ATGACCCAACGAACCGTAGCCGAATTGTCGGCGCTGCCGCGCGCCGAGTTCATCGCCGCGCTCGACGGCATTTTCGAGCACTCGCCGTGGGTGGCCGAAGCGGCTTGGGACGACCGTCCGTTCGCCACAGTCAATGCGCTGCATGACGCCATGTGCCAGGCGGTGATCGACGCCGGCGAAGCGCAGCAACTTGCGCTCATCCGCGCTCACCCGGAGTTGGCCGGCAAGGCGGCAGTGCGTGGCGAACTGACGGCCGAGTCGACCCGGGAACAGGCAGGCGCCGGCCTCGATCAGTGCAGCGAACAGGAGTTCGCGCGCCTGACCGAGCTGAACGACGCGTACAAGGCCAAATTCGGCTTCCCGTACATCCTGGCAGTGCGGGGGCACACGCGCAGCAGCATCATCGAGGACTTCGCTGCACGACTGGAGAACAGCCGTGCGGAGGAAATCGAGGCGTGTCTGCGTCAGATTTTCCGCATCGCCGGTTTCCGTTTGCAGGATCTCTTGCGCGACTGA
- the alc gene encoding allantoicase has protein sequence MALAPQDPNAPEFVRRYVNLADPRLGAQALIASDEFFAAKERMLSPEPAVFIPGKYDENGKWMDGWETRRKRVNGYDWCIVKLARPGVLFGVDLDTSHFTGNFPPAASLEGCYSPNGAPSDSAEWFELLPSTTLQGNAHHYHAIAQQRAVTHVRVNLYPDGGLARLRLYGLPQSDWAARSRDELIDLIAMENGGYVVAVNNQHFGLASNLLMPGRGVNMGDGWETRRRREPGNDWAIIALAQPGEISKIEVDTAHFKGNFPDRCSIQAAFVTGGTEQSLITQSMFWPVLLPEQKLAMDRQFTFDEPVQKLGAITHIRFNIIPDGGVSRLRLWGRLSEKTA, from the coding sequence ATGGCCCTCGCCCCGCAAGACCCGAACGCACCGGAATTCGTGCGCCGTTACGTCAATCTGGCCGACCCGCGTCTTGGCGCTCAGGCGCTCATCGCCAGCGACGAATTCTTTGCGGCCAAGGAGCGCATGCTCAGTCCCGAGCCTGCCGTCTTCATTCCCGGCAAGTACGACGAGAACGGCAAGTGGATGGACGGCTGGGAGACGCGTCGCAAGCGCGTGAACGGCTACGACTGGTGCATCGTCAAGCTCGCGCGCCCGGGCGTGCTGTTCGGGGTCGATCTCGACACCAGCCATTTCACCGGCAACTTCCCGCCCGCCGCATCGCTCGAAGGCTGCTACAGCCCGAACGGCGCGCCGTCGGACTCGGCCGAATGGTTCGAACTGTTGCCCTCGACGACGTTGCAGGGCAACGCGCATCACTACCATGCCATTGCACAGCAGCGCGCAGTCACGCACGTGCGCGTGAACCTGTATCCCGACGGCGGGCTCGCCCGCCTGCGCCTGTACGGCCTGCCGCAAAGCGACTGGGCCGCACGCTCGCGCGACGAACTCATCGACCTGATCGCGATGGAAAACGGCGGCTATGTCGTGGCGGTCAACAATCAACACTTCGGCCTCGCCTCCAACCTGCTGATGCCCGGGCGCGGCGTGAACATGGGCGACGGGTGGGAGACACGCCGTCGTCGCGAGCCGGGCAACGACTGGGCCATCATCGCGCTCGCGCAGCCGGGCGAGATCAGCAAGATCGAAGTCGACACGGCGCACTTCAAGGGCAACTTCCCGGACCGCTGCTCGATTCAGGCCGCGTTCGTCACGGGCGGCACCGAGCAGTCGCTCATCACGCAGTCGATGTTCTGGCCCGTGTTGCTGCCGGAGCAAAAGCTCGCGATGGACAGGCAATTCACTTTCGACGAGCCGGTGCAGAAGCTGGGCGCGATCACGCACATCCGCTTCAACATCATTCCGGATGGCGGGGTGTCGCGTCTGCGGCTGTGGGGGCGCCTGAGCGAGAAGACGGCATAA
- a CDS encoding ureidoglycolate lyase, whose translation MRDVRDMCDMSDTASPALKIERLTREAFAPFGDVIELAGAKHFAINGGTTERFHDLATVDLGPEGGRTLVNVFRGQPRQLPYEVKMLERHPLGSQAFIPLKTTPYLVVVAPAGELDVSRIRAFVSDGWQGVNYARGVWHHPLLALHEVSDFIVVDRGGDGHNCDELDLPSTYWLTQAELDAVQARPKAA comes from the coding sequence ATGCGCGATGTGCGCGATATGTGCGATATGTCCGATACGGCATCACCGGCATTGAAGATCGAGCGACTCACGCGCGAGGCATTTGCGCCGTTCGGCGACGTGATCGAGTTGGCAGGGGCGAAGCATTTCGCGATCAATGGCGGCACGACCGAGCGATTCCACGATCTGGCGACGGTGGACCTGGGCCCGGAGGGCGGGCGCACGCTGGTCAACGTCTTCCGAGGTCAGCCGCGGCAGCTGCCGTACGAGGTGAAGATGCTGGAGCGTCACCCGCTGGGCAGTCAGGCGTTCATCCCATTGAAGACCACGCCGTATCTGGTCGTCGTTGCGCCCGCGGGCGAGCTGGACGTGAGCCGGATCCGCGCGTTCGTCTCGGATGGCTGGCAGGGTGTGAACTACGCCAGGGGCGTGTGGCACCACCCGCTGCTCGCGTTGCACGAGGTGAGCGACTTCATCGTCGTGGATCGGGGCGGCGACGGGCACAACTGCGACGAACTGGATCTGCCCTCGACGTACTGGCTCACGCAGGCCGAACTGGACGCCGTACAGGCCAGACCGAAAGCGGCGTGA
- a CDS encoding circularly permuted type 2 ATP-grasp protein — translation MVESYNEMASITGATRSHYRRFDDWLRCQTDDVLHHKRAEADLAFRRVGITFAVYGNEAGTERLIPFDLIPRIIPAHEWQTLQTGLRQRVEALNKFIHDVYHDQNILRAGVIPAEQVLKNAQYRPEMQGVDVPGDIYSHIAGVDVVRAGTGDDGVFYVLEDNLRVPSGVSYMLENRKMMMRLFPELFARNRIAPVEHYPDLLLDNLRAVAPMGVDDPTVVVMTPGIYNSAYFEHAFLAQQMGIELVEGQDLFVEDNLVYMRTTNGPKRVDVIYRRIDDDFLDPLAFRADSTLGVPGLLSVYRAGRVTLANAIGTGVADDKSIYPFVPDMIEFYLGEKPILNNVPTYQCRRPDDLAYTLDNLGELVVKEVHGAGGYGMLVGPASTKAEIEAFRQRLIARPDGYIAQPTLALSACPTFVEAGIAPRHIDLRPFVLSSGKGVTMVPGGLTRVALTEGSLVVNSSQGGGTKDTWVLEK, via the coding sequence ATGGTCGAGAGCTACAACGAGATGGCGAGCATCACAGGGGCGACGCGCTCGCACTACCGGCGGTTTGACGATTGGCTCCGATGTCAGACGGACGATGTCCTGCACCACAAGCGCGCCGAGGCCGATCTGGCGTTCCGGCGGGTCGGCATCACGTTTGCCGTGTATGGAAACGAAGCGGGAACGGAACGTCTCATTCCCTTCGACCTGATTCCCCGAATCATTCCGGCGCATGAATGGCAGACCTTGCAAACGGGGTTGCGTCAACGCGTCGAAGCCCTGAACAAATTCATCCACGACGTTTATCACGATCAGAACATTCTTCGCGCGGGCGTCATTCCGGCGGAGCAGGTGCTCAAGAACGCACAGTACCGTCCGGAGATGCAGGGCGTGGACGTTCCCGGCGACATTTATTCCCATATTGCGGGCGTGGACGTCGTCAGGGCGGGCACGGGCGATGACGGCGTGTTCTACGTTCTGGAGGACAACCTGCGCGTGCCGTCCGGCGTGTCGTACATGCTGGAGAACCGCAAGATGATGATGCGGCTATTCCCGGAGCTATTTGCCAGAAACCGCATCGCACCGGTCGAACACTATCCCGACCTGTTGCTGGACAACCTTCGCGCGGTAGCCCCGATGGGCGTCGACGATCCCACGGTCGTCGTCATGACGCCGGGCATCTACAACTCGGCCTATTTCGAGCATGCGTTCCTCGCGCAGCAAATGGGTATCGAGCTTGTCGAAGGGCAAGACCTGTTCGTCGAGGACAACCTCGTCTACATGCGCACCACCAACGGCCCCAAGCGCGTGGACGTCATTTACCGACGTATCGACGATGATTTTCTGGACCCGCTGGCCTTTCGCGCGGACTCCACGCTCGGGGTGCCAGGCCTGCTGAGCGTCTATCGGGCGGGGCGTGTCACGTTGGCCAACGCGATTGGCACCGGCGTTGCCGACGACAAGTCCATTTACCCGTTCGTGCCCGACATGATCGAGTTCTACCTTGGCGAGAAGCCCATTCTGAACAACGTGCCGACCTACCAGTGCCGTCGTCCCGACGATCTCGCCTACACGCTCGATAACCTCGGTGAACTTGTCGTCAAGGAAGTCCACGGCGCCGGCGGCTACGGCATGCTGGTGGGACCGGCGTCGACCAAAGCCGAGATCGAGGCCTTCCGCCAACGACTCATCGCCAGACCCGATGGTTATATCGCGCAGCCCACGCTGGCGCTGTCGGCATGCCCGACCTTCGTCGAAGCGGGCATCGCACCGAGGCATATCGATCTGCGTCCGTTCGTACTGTCGTCCGGCAAAGGCGTGACGATGGTGCCGGGCGGACTCACGCGCGTTGCGCTCACCGAGGGTTCGCTCGTCGTCAACTCCTCGCAGGGGGGAGGAACGAAAGATACCTGGGTGCTGGAGAAATAA
- a CDS encoding alpha-E domain-containing protein, protein MLSRTADHLFWMARYMERAENTARLLDVNLQNLLLPQAAMEAVDDEDDTDMAHALAGHIENEAGWRATLRISELEPAFDRKHARATRANVLDFVVRDRDNPSSIACCLAAARENARAVRGTLTTELWETVNSTWLEFPRMLDLLERDPAHLFEWVKVRSHLSRGVSFGTLFQDDAFYFTRLGLFLERADNTARILDVRFHEAVRVDKAGPDTSHPTDFYYWSAVLRSVSGFEIYRKVYRDVITPERVVELLMLNPHMPRSLLASLDGVCENLATLSNGQSGDVERYAGKLQADLKYTDIQQIRQQGLHPVLTEFLERVSVLGNKISQTFLIPLAA, encoded by the coding sequence ATGCTCAGCCGTACCGCCGACCACTTGTTCTGGATGGCCCGCTACATGGAGCGGGCGGAGAATACTGCGCGTCTGCTCGACGTGAATCTGCAAAACCTGTTGCTGCCGCAGGCGGCCATGGAAGCCGTCGACGACGAAGACGACACCGACATGGCGCATGCGCTTGCCGGCCACATCGAAAACGAGGCGGGCTGGCGCGCCACCTTGCGCATCTCCGAACTGGAGCCCGCCTTCGATCGCAAGCATGCACGCGCCACGCGCGCCAACGTTCTCGACTTCGTCGTGCGCGATCGGGACAACCCGTCGAGCATCGCGTGCTGCCTGGCCGCCGCCCGGGAAAACGCGCGTGCCGTGCGCGGCACACTGACCACTGAGCTTTGGGAAACGGTCAACAGCACCTGGCTCGAATTCCCGCGCATGCTCGACCTGCTCGAACGCGATCCGGCGCATCTCTTCGAGTGGGTGAAGGTGCGCTCGCATCTTTCGCGGGGCGTGAGCTTCGGGACCCTGTTCCAGGACGACGCCTTCTACTTCACACGCCTTGGCCTCTTTCTCGAGCGCGCCGACAACACCGCCCGAATACTCGACGTGCGCTTTCACGAAGCCGTTCGCGTGGACAAGGCTGGTCCCGACACCTCCCATCCCACCGACTTTTACTATTGGTCCGCCGTGCTTCGCAGCGTGTCTGGGTTCGAAATCTACCGGAAGGTCTACCGCGACGTGATTACGCCCGAGCGCGTCGTCGAACTGCTCATGCTCAATCCCCATATGCCGCGTTCGTTGCTTGCATCGCTCGACGGTGTCTGCGAGAACCTCGCGACGTTATCCAACGGCCAGTCGGGCGACGTGGAGCGCTACGCCGGGAAACTTCAGGCCGACCTCAAGTACACCGACATCCAGCAGATTCGGCAACAGGGTCTGCACCCCGTCCTGACCGAGTTTCTCGAGCGAGTCTCCGTGCTCGGCAACAAGATCAGCCAGACCTTCCTGATCCCGCTCGCCGCCTGA
- a CDS encoding transglutaminase family protein, with protein sequence MRLTIRHETTYRYDTPVRYTIQQLRLTPAASEVQRVVHWRLSAPGKLTPSRDAYGNDMHTLVLHQPHDTIHLLAEGEVETMPLTDGKLGETSHAVPVLCFASATPLTGRSDGIDALAAQARVATPGDLLALAASICEQVDYESGITAVTSTAAQALALGRGVCQDHAHLMLAVCRARGVPARYVSGYIDPGDVPHAASHAWVDVWVDGAGWVSIDVTHACFASGNYCRLAVGRDYESAAPVRGMRSGGASEALHVSVSVDTAPLDQQQ encoded by the coding sequence ATGCGCCTGACCATTCGTCACGAGACCACGTACCGGTATGACACGCCGGTGCGCTACACCATTCAGCAGCTTCGGCTGACACCGGCAGCGTCGGAAGTGCAGCGTGTCGTGCACTGGCGTCTGAGCGCGCCCGGCAAGCTCACGCCCTCGCGCGATGCCTACGGCAACGACATGCATACGCTGGTACTCCACCAGCCGCACGACACGATCCATCTGCTGGCCGAAGGCGAGGTCGAAACGATGCCGCTCACCGACGGCAAGCTCGGCGAGACGAGTCATGCCGTGCCGGTGTTATGCTTCGCCAGCGCAACGCCCCTGACCGGGCGCAGCGACGGGATCGACGCACTCGCCGCGCAGGCCAGGGTTGCCACGCCGGGCGACTTGCTGGCGCTGGCGGCGTCCATTTGCGAACAGGTCGACTACGAATCGGGAATTACCGCAGTGACCAGCACTGCCGCGCAGGCGCTGGCGCTGGGGCGGGGGGTCTGTCAGGACCATGCCCACCTCATGCTCGCCGTGTGCCGGGCGCGCGGCGTGCCCGCGCGGTACGTCAGCGGCTACATCGATCCGGGCGACGTGCCGCATGCGGCCAGCCACGCGTGGGTCGACGTGTGGGTCGACGGGGCCGGGTGGGTGAGCATCGACGTCACCCATGCGTGCTTTGCCAGCGGCAACTACTGCCGGCTGGCCGTCGGACGCGACTATGAATCTGCCGCGCCGGTCAGAGGCATGCGCAGCGGCGGGGCGAGCGAGGCGCTGCACGTGTCGGTGAGTGTCGACACCGCGCCGCTCGACCAACAACAATAG
- a CDS encoding proteasome-type protease — protein sequence MTYCVAMKLDAGLVFLSDTRTNAGVDHVSTFRKMLVFERPGERVIVLLSAGNLALTQAVRQQLVEARDAETLWTAKTMSDVARVVGQAIRDVYARDAKSLEAFGVDFNCSFLLGGQIAGARSRLFQLYSAGNFIEASSVNPYFQIGESKYGKPIIDRLVTPATSLDDGAKCALISMDSTLRSNVSVGLPLDLLVYEEDSLRVTRFASLDDDNAYYKMIHDTWGSRLRQVFGELPEPQWATLDTTSVPASLPPRAEPPEGMPGAHEAGSVQSLAQTVSPKMPS from the coding sequence ATGACGTATTGCGTGGCCATGAAGCTCGATGCCGGGCTGGTCTTTCTCTCCGACACCCGCACGAACGCGGGCGTCGATCATGTGAGCACTTTCCGCAAGATGCTCGTCTTCGAGCGTCCGGGCGAACGCGTGATCGTGCTGCTCTCCGCGGGCAATCTGGCGCTGACGCAGGCGGTGCGCCAGCAACTCGTCGAAGCGCGCGACGCCGAAACGCTGTGGACGGCCAAGACCATGAGCGACGTCGCCCGCGTGGTCGGGCAGGCCATTCGCGACGTCTACGCGCGCGACGCCAAATCGCTCGAAGCGTTCGGTGTGGATTTCAATTGCAGTTTCCTGCTTGGCGGGCAGATCGCCGGTGCCAGAAGCCGTCTGTTCCAGTTGTATTCGGCGGGCAACTTTATCGAGGCGTCGTCCGTCAATCCGTATTTCCAGATTGGCGAGTCCAAGTACGGCAAGCCGATCATCGACCGGCTCGTCACGCCTGCCACGTCGCTCGACGACGGCGCCAAGTGTGCGCTGATTTCGATGGATTCCACGCTGCGCTCCAACGTTTCGGTCGGCCTGCCGCTCGACTTGCTCGTCTACGAGGAAGACAGTTTGCGCGTGACGCGTTTCGCGTCGCTCGACGACGACAATGCCTACTACAAGATGATCCACGACACGTGGGGCTCGCGGCTGCGTCAGGTGTTCGGCGAGTTGCCTGAGCCGCAATGGGCGACGCTCGACACGACGAGCGTGCCTGCCTCGCTGCCGCCGCGTGCCGAGCCGCCCGAAGGCATGCCCGGTGCGCACGAGGCGGGTAGCGTGCAGTCGCTCGCACAAACGGTGTCGCCGAAGATGCCGTCGTGA
- a CDS encoding MATE family efflux transporter: protein MSLSPSANQNTAVQGTTTSLLKEYTSLAIPTILSGWVYTIYTLIDGIFIGRYVGQQALAALNLVVPLLYVPYAISVMVGVGGATLIARLLGEQRQAQARRAFSQVLWVMLVAGIVMSAGVLVFTHEIAAALGAQGAVTTDVVAYLSGWGWFVLFANGLYAMELFLRVEGAAAARFGLYAMFLGALANVALDYWLIVVREMGMYGASLATGLSMMVSSSVMLGYHFLFAKQVVPARGALAWRGERHVWRAMYNGASEFLGAIAPALTVFVFNRVILTNFGEPGLAAYAILEYMTLGATVTMVALVQSMQPMISFYRGARDTTALQGAFRLGVIAVMGFSLLVAAAMTTLARPLTFLFLPAGGEAWSILEHAVVWYALAFVPAAGNLIVAGYLTAVEAPGPSAAIAMLRSWVLLLGVLWTLNALLGGNAIWYTLLVTETVTLALSAWLYRRQHHAHHAHHAG from the coding sequence ATGTCTCTGTCTCCATCTGCGAATCAAAACACTGCCGTACAGGGCACCACGACGTCCCTGCTCAAGGAATACACCTCTCTCGCCATTCCGACGATCCTCTCCGGCTGGGTCTACACGATCTACACGCTGATCGACGGCATTTTCATCGGCCGCTATGTCGGCCAGCAGGCGCTCGCCGCGCTGAACCTCGTCGTACCGTTGCTGTACGTGCCCTACGCCATCAGTGTGATGGTGGGCGTGGGCGGCGCGACACTCATTGCCCGTTTGCTCGGTGAGCAGCGACAGGCACAGGCGCGTCGCGCGTTCTCCCAGGTCCTTTGGGTGATGCTCGTTGCAGGCATCGTCATGAGTGCGGGCGTGCTCGTCTTCACGCATGAGATCGCCGCCGCGCTGGGCGCGCAGGGGGCCGTTACGACGGACGTCGTCGCCTACCTGTCCGGCTGGGGCTGGTTCGTGTTGTTTGCGAACGGGCTTTACGCGATGGAGTTGTTCCTGCGCGTGGAAGGCGCCGCGGCTGCACGTTTCGGCCTGTACGCAATGTTTCTCGGCGCGCTCGCGAACGTCGCGCTCGACTATTGGCTGATCGTCGTGCGCGAGATGGGCATGTATGGGGCTTCGCTCGCCACCGGGTTGTCGATGATGGTGTCGAGCAGTGTCATGCTCGGCTACCACTTCCTGTTCGCCAAGCAAGTCGTACCGGCGCGTGGCGCATTAGCTTGGCGTGGTGAGAGGCATGTGTGGCGGGCGATGTACAACGGCGCCTCCGAGTTCCTCGGCGCCATTGCGCCGGCGCTTACCGTCTTCGTCTTCAACCGCGTCATTCTGACGAACTTCGGCGAACCGGGTCTCGCCGCCTACGCGATTCTCGAATACATGACGCTCGGCGCAACTGTCACGATGGTCGCACTGGTGCAAAGCATGCAGCCGATGATCAGTTTCTATCGTGGGGCACGGGATACGACGGCGCTTCAGGGGGCATTCCGGCTCGGCGTGATCGCCGTCATGGGATTCTCCCTGCTGGTCGCAGCCGCCATGACAACGCTGGCCCGTCCGTTGACGTTCCTGTTTCTGCCTGCGGGCGGTGAGGCGTGGTCGATTCTCGAGCACGCCGTCGTCTGGTACGCACTGGCCTTTGTTCCGGCCGCGGGCAACCTGATCGTGGCCGGCTATCTGACGGCCGTGGAAGCGCCCGGCCCGTCCGCCGCCATCGCCATGTTGCGAAGCTGGGTTTTGCTGCTGGGCGTGCTCTGGACGCTGAATGCGCTACTGGGCGGCAACGCCATCTGGTACACGTTGCTCGTCACCGAAACGGTGACGCTTGCGCTCAGCGCCTGGCTGTATCGGCGGCAGCACCACGCGCACCACGCACATCACGCGGGCTGA